A portion of the Eulemur rufifrons isolate Redbay chromosome 30, OSU_ERuf_1, whole genome shotgun sequence genome contains these proteins:
- the PLP1 gene encoding myelin proteolipid protein isoform X2 translates to MGLLECCARCLVGAPFASLVATGLCFFGVALFCGCGHEALTGTEKLIETYFSKNYQDYEYLINVIHAFQYVIYGTASFFFLYGALLLAEGFYTTGAVRQIFGDYKTTICGKGLSATFVGITYALTIVWLLVFACSAVPVYIYFNTWTTCQSIAFPSKTSASIGSLCADARMYGVLPWNAFPGKVCGSNLLSICKTAEFQMTFHLFIAAFVGAAATLVSLLTFMIAATYNFAVLKLMGRGTKF, encoded by the exons GCTTGTTAGAGTGCTGTGCAAGATGTCTGGTAGGGGCCCCCTTTGCTTCCCTGGTGGCCACTGGATTGTGTTTCTTTGGGGTGGCACTGTTTTGTGGCTGTGGACATGAAGCCCTCACTGGCACAGAAAAGCTAATTGAGACGTATTTCTCCAAAAACTACCAGGACTATGAATATCTCATCAATGT GATCCATGCCTTCCAGTATGTCATCTATGGAActgcctctttcttcttcctttatggGGCCCTCCTGCTGGCTGAGGGCTTCTACACCACCGGTGCAGTCAGGCAGATCTTTGGCGACTACAAGACCACCATCTGCGGCAAGGGCCTGAGCGCAACG TTTGTGGGCATCACCTATGCCCTGACCATTGTGTGGCTCCTGGTGTTTGCCTGCTCTGCCGTGCCTGTGTACATTTACTTCAACACCTGGACCACCTGCCAGTCTATTGCGTTCCCCAGCAAGACCTCTGCCAGTATAGGCAGTCTCTGTGCTGATGCCAGAATGTATG GTGTTCTCCCATGGAATGCTTTCCCTGGCAAGGTTTGTGGCTCCAACCTTCTGTCCATCTGCAAAACAGCAGAG TTCCAAATGACTTTCCACCTGTTTATTGCTGCATTTGTGGGGGCTGCAGCCACACTGGTTTCTCTG CTCACCTTCATGATTGCTGCCACTTACAACTTTGCCGTCCTTAAACTCATGGGCCGAGGCACCAAGTTCTGA
- the PLP1 gene encoding myelin proteolipid protein isoform X1, with protein MGLLECCARCLVGAPFASLVATGLCFFGVALFCGCGHEALTGTEKLIETYFSKNYQDYEYLINVIHAFQYVIYGTASFFFLYGALLLAEGFYTTGAVRQIFGDYKTTICGKGLSATVTGGQKGRGSRGQHQAHSLERVCHCLGKWLGHPDKFVGITYALTIVWLLVFACSAVPVYIYFNTWTTCQSIAFPSKTSASIGSLCADARMYGVLPWNAFPGKVCGSNLLSICKTAEFQMTFHLFIAAFVGAAATLVSLLTFMIAATYNFAVLKLMGRGTKF; from the exons GCTTGTTAGAGTGCTGTGCAAGATGTCTGGTAGGGGCCCCCTTTGCTTCCCTGGTGGCCACTGGATTGTGTTTCTTTGGGGTGGCACTGTTTTGTGGCTGTGGACATGAAGCCCTCACTGGCACAGAAAAGCTAATTGAGACGTATTTCTCCAAAAACTACCAGGACTATGAATATCTCATCAATGT GATCCATGCCTTCCAGTATGTCATCTATGGAActgcctctttcttcttcctttatggGGCCCTCCTGCTGGCTGAGGGCTTCTACACCACCGGTGCAGTCAGGCAGATCTTTGGCGACTACAAGACCACCATCTGCGGCAAGGGCCTGAGCGCAACGGTAACAGGGGGCCAGAAGGGGAGGGGTTCCAGAGGCCAACATCAAGCTCATTCTTTGGAGCGGGTGTGTCATTGTTTGGGAAAATGGCTAGGACATCCCGACAAG TTTGTGGGCATCACCTATGCCCTGACCATTGTGTGGCTCCTGGTGTTTGCCTGCTCTGCCGTGCCTGTGTACATTTACTTCAACACCTGGACCACCTGCCAGTCTATTGCGTTCCCCAGCAAGACCTCTGCCAGTATAGGCAGTCTCTGTGCTGATGCCAGAATGTATG GTGTTCTCCCATGGAATGCTTTCCCTGGCAAGGTTTGTGGCTCCAACCTTCTGTCCATCTGCAAAACAGCAGAG TTCCAAATGACTTTCCACCTGTTTATTGCTGCATTTGTGGGGGCTGCAGCCACACTGGTTTCTCTG CTCACCTTCATGATTGCTGCCACTTACAACTTTGCCGTCCTTAAACTCATGGGCCGAGGCACCAAGTTCTGA